Proteins found in one Oreochromis niloticus isolate F11D_XX linkage group LG22, O_niloticus_UMD_NMBU, whole genome shotgun sequence genomic segment:
- the LOC109196589 gene encoding uncharacterized protein LOC109196589 isoform X2, whose amino-acid sequence MTVKNFEDRDMSKLNDDISSGLTEVEKRLCQQFARVELKGKKGRKVAVILTSDMTDNLSLLVSKRKECGVSENNMYLFAIPCSDGHYRGQFGQFADACGAEHPQNLRSTNLRKQIATISQVMNLKDNELDQLADFLGHDIRVHREYYRLPQSTIQLAKISKLLMAMEKGSVKDIQGKTLDEIGDDIDGMATGSQQLPDASTLRDDQGNDACLTSGSPPVPDSVTKGLRVSSRRCVKTPWSEEEIGAVMKHMKPFIENGITVTNQQCLKCKEKEQPILETRSIQNIRDFVRNRGLAFKKNK is encoded by the exons ATGACTGTCAAAAATTTTGAAGATCGTGACATGTCCAAACTAAACGATGACATCAGCTCTGGGCTTACAGAAGTTGAGAAAAGGCTTTGCCAACAGTTTGCCAGAGTGGaactgaaggggaaaaaaggacgAAAGGTGGCTGTGATCCTGACTTCTGATATGACCGATAACCTGTCACTCCTCGTTAGTAAGAGGAAAGAGTGCGGGGTATCTGAAAACAATATGTACCTTTTCGCCATTCCTTGTAGTGATGGCCACTACAGAGGGCAGTTTGGTCAGTTTGCAGATGCTTGCGGAGCTGAACATCCTCAGAACCTCAGATCAACTAACCTTCGCAAACAGATTGCCACGATAAGCCAAGTCATGAACTTGAAAGATAATGAACTAGACCAGCTGGCCGATTTCCTCGGCCATGACATTAGGGTCCATAGAGAATACTATCGACTGCCCCAATCAACAATTCAGCTGGCTAAGATCTCCAAGTTGCTCATGGCCATGGAGAAGGGAAGTGTGAAGGATATTCAAGGAAAAACTCTGGATGAAATTGGTG ATGACATAGATGGGATGGCTACTGGATCACAGCAACTCCCTGATGCTTCCACATTGCGAG ATGACCAGGGAAATGATGCCTGTTTGACTTCTGGTTCACCTCCTGTCCCTGACTCAGTTACTAAAG GTTTACGTGTTTCATCAAGGCGGTGTGTGAAGACACCATGGTCTGAGGAGGAGATAGGAGCGGTGATGAAACATATGAAGCCTTTTATTGAAAACGGTATCACTGTCACCAACCAGCAGTGTCTGAAGTGCAAAGAAAAGGAACAACCTATCTTGGAGACGAGATCTATTCAAAACATTCGAGATTTTGTGCGCAACAGAGGActggcctttaaaaaaaataaataa
- the LOC109196589 gene encoding uncharacterized protein LOC109196589 isoform X1 — translation MTVKNFEDRDMSKLNDDISSGLTEVEKRLCQQFARVELKGKKGRKVAVILTSDMTDNLSLLVSKRKECGVSENNMYLFAIPCSDGHYRGQFGQFADACGAEHPQNLRSTNLRKQIATISQVMNLKDNELDQLADFLGHDIRVHREYYRLPQSTIQLAKISKLLMAMEKGSVKDIQGKTLDEIGDDIDGMATGSQQLPDASTLREKSINDNEEILTSVTSDLPHFSETAAQDDQGNDACLTSGSPPVPDSVTKGLRVSSRRCVKTPWSEEEIGAVMKHMKPFIENGITVTNQQCLKCKEKEQPILETRSIQNIRDFVRNRGLAFKKNK, via the exons ATGACTGTCAAAAATTTTGAAGATCGTGACATGTCCAAACTAAACGATGACATCAGCTCTGGGCTTACAGAAGTTGAGAAAAGGCTTTGCCAACAGTTTGCCAGAGTGGaactgaaggggaaaaaaggacgAAAGGTGGCTGTGATCCTGACTTCTGATATGACCGATAACCTGTCACTCCTCGTTAGTAAGAGGAAAGAGTGCGGGGTATCTGAAAACAATATGTACCTTTTCGCCATTCCTTGTAGTGATGGCCACTACAGAGGGCAGTTTGGTCAGTTTGCAGATGCTTGCGGAGCTGAACATCCTCAGAACCTCAGATCAACTAACCTTCGCAAACAGATTGCCACGATAAGCCAAGTCATGAACTTGAAAGATAATGAACTAGACCAGCTGGCCGATTTCCTCGGCCATGACATTAGGGTCCATAGAGAATACTATCGACTGCCCCAATCAACAATTCAGCTGGCTAAGATCTCCAAGTTGCTCATGGCCATGGAGAAGGGAAGTGTGAAGGATATTCAAGGAAAAACTCTGGATGAAATTGGTG ATGACATAGATGGGATGGCTACTGGATCACAGCAACTCCCTGATGCTTCCACATTGCGAG AAAAATCTATCAATGACAATGAAGAAATATTAACTTCTGTGACTTCTGATTTGCCTCACTTCTCCGAGACTGCAGCTCAAG ATGACCAGGGAAATGATGCCTGTTTGACTTCTGGTTCACCTCCTGTCCCTGACTCAGTTACTAAAG GTTTACGTGTTTCATCAAGGCGGTGTGTGAAGACACCATGGTCTGAGGAGGAGATAGGAGCGGTGATGAAACATATGAAGCCTTTTATTGAAAACGGTATCACTGTCACCAACCAGCAGTGTCTGAAGTGCAAAGAAAAGGAACAACCTATCTTGGAGACGAGATCTATTCAAAACATTCGAGATTTTGTGCGCAACAGAGGActggcctttaaaaaaaataaataa